The following DNA comes from Leptolyngbyaceae cyanobacterium.
AGGTTACACCCTTTTAAAACCAAAGCAATGAAGCGAGATAATCAGATTGAGCAAAATAGCGATTCCATAAAAGGAGTCCAAAAGATTCGCACCCTGATTGAGGGATTTGATGATATCAGTCATGGGGGTCTGCCAGTCGGCAGAACTACCCTAGTCAGCGGTACTTCTGGTACCGGGAAAACCTTGTTAGCAATTCAGTTTCTTTACCACGGCATCATTCACTTTGATGAAGCTGGAGTGTTTGTTACTTTTGAAGAATCGCCCAATGATATTATCAAAAACGCCTGTAGCTTTGGTTGGAATTTACAAAAATTAGTCGAGGAAGGCAAGCTATTTATTCTCGACGCTTCTCCCGATCCCGAAGGACAGGATGTAGTTGGTAGTTTCGATCTTTCTGCGTTAATCGAGCGCCTGCAATATGCGATTCGTAAATATAAGGCTAAAAGGGTTTCGATTGACTCGGTAACGGCAGTATTTCAACAATACGATGCTGCTTCGGTGGTACGAAGAGAAATTTTTCGTTTAGTCGCTCGCCTCAAACAAGTAGGCGTTACGACGATCATGACTACCGAAAGGGAACAAGAATATGGCCCAGTAGCGCGTTTTGGGGTAGAAGAATTTGTTTCCGATAACGTGATTATCGTCCGCAACGTTTTGGAAGGAGAACGGCGTCGCCGCACGATGGAAATCCTCAAATTAAGAGGAACAACTCACATGAAAGGAGAGTATCCTTTTACGATTACGAATGATGGCATTAATATTTTCCCGCTGGGAGCAATGCGACTAACTCAACGTTCTTCTAATGTCAGGGTGTCTTCAGGAGTGAAAACTCTTGATGAAATGTGTGGGGGTGGTTTTTTCAAAGATTCGATTATTTTAGCAACAGGTGCAACGGGTACTGGCAAGACGCTTTTAGTGAGCAAATTTTTGCAAGATGCTTGTATGAGAGGCGACAGAGCAATGTTATTTGCTTATGAAGAATCTCGCGCTCAACTATCACGCAATGCTTATTCTTGGGGTATTGATTTTGAGGATTTAGAACAGAAGAATTTGTTGAAAATTATTTGTGCTTATCCAGAGTCGGCTGGTTTGGAAGATCACTTACAGATTATTAAGTCTGAAATCGCTTATTTCAAACCTTCTCGAATTGCGATCGATTCTCTTTCGGCTTTGGCTAGAGGTGTGAGCAATAACGCTTTTCGTCAGTTCGTGATCGGGGTAACTGGATTTGCCAAACAAGAAGAAATTACGGGATTTTTTACTAACACTACAGATCAGTTTATGGGTTCTCATTCGATTACAGATTCCCATATTTCTACGATTACAGACACGATTATAATGCTGCAATATGTAGAAATTCGCGGCGAAATGTCCCGTGCTATTAACGTATTTAAAATGCGTGGTTCCTGGCACGATAAAGGCATCCGCGAATATACAATCAGTGAAAAAGGCCCTGAAATTAAAGATTCTTTCCGCAACTTTGAACGAATTATCAGCGGTTCTCCGAGCCGGATTAGCGTTGATGAAAAAACCGAACTTTCCCGGATTGTTAAGGGAGTACAAGGGAAGGTTAGTGATGAGTAAATTGAGTTAGTTATTTGTCATTTGTCATTTGTTGTGAAAAATGACTGGGGAAGCGATCGCAATCCTCAAAAATATCCAAAATGCGATCGCGTTTTCTTATTCCGGCCAAAATTGGCGATCGTTCTTACTAACCAAGTTAGAAACGGCACAAACACATAAACCAAAACAAAAGCGATCGCATCATTCATCATTCAAAAGTATGCGATCGAAACAAAAAAACGAGCACGGAGGGATTTGAACCCCCGACACCCAGGACCGGAACCTGGTGCTCTATCCACTGAGCTACGTGCCCTCAACTTTCTGATTATAGCATTTTATTTGGTTTGTTGTCATGATTTCAATGGCAATTTTGGGGGAGAGGGAGGACGGAAGTCCTCACTACTAACCCGATCGTGATGGGGCAGAGTTTCACCTTACGTGAAAAGTTGGGCGATCGATCGGGGGACGGGTAGGATAATTAGCAGCAGTAAGCCCAAAGCCATTAAGCCCAACAAATCCCGTCGATCGTTCAATTCAGTCACGTCATTCAAAGCAGGTTCGTTGTAAATCGGGATCAAGAACAGAAAAATCGCCCAAAACAAAAAAGCAGGCGGAATCAAAGTTACGCCAGTAATCCAAGGCATCAGCGAAACTGCTAGAAGTAAGAAACGGGCCACTTGGCCGATCGTCGCCGCTTGTCGCTGACCGAAAATAGCATGAACGATGCGACCGCCATCTAGTTGTCCCACTGGCATTAAAGTCAAGGCAGTGATGATTAAACCGATGTAACCCGCGATGGCGACAGGATGAAGCGAGATCGCGCTGTTAGCGGTGAATTGGCTACCCAAAGCCAACTTGCTGAGTAAAGTTAGTAATAATGAAAAAGAAGGATTAAGAGCTTCAAAGTTTAATACCCATGACTTTTCAGGTATGGGTACGATCTTAGAATTCGCTAAACCCCAAATTAGCAAAGGGATTGTTACCACCAAACCCGCAAGTGGCCCAGCAATTGCCACATCAAATAACGCTTTGCGATTGGGGGCGAGACTACGCACTTGACTAAAGGCGCCCAGAGTACCCAAAAAATCGGGGAAGGGAATAAAATAAGGCAAACTCACTCGCAATTTGTAGCGCCGCGCCACCAGGTAACGCACCATTTCACGAACGCCTAATATGGTTATCAAAGCTAAGGAATAAGGCAAACCTACAGGGTCGGGTTTAAAGATTGGCAAAGAACTAACGCCAGCCAGTTTTGCACCGATGATAGTGGTAGTATATAGGGTTGCTACCAAAAGACCCAAGGCTAAAAGCGGTCGAGTTAATGGCTCGGAGTAGCGCCGATCGTTAGATTGAGCTTGGGGATTGGGAACTAAGGCGAAGAAAGGATTGCCGTTGAAACCGTCTTGAAAAATAATCAGGAAGCGATCGCCAAATTTTGCTTCAATATTTTCCCGGATCGTTTTGTAAGCTACTTCTGGTTTACTTCGCAGGTGTCCCCGACAAATCACCGCTTGGGGGCGAAACTCCAAATTTTGCAGGTAATACACTCCCCAAGGAAAACATTCTCGCAGTGAAGATTCCTCCGCTTTATTCAGAGGACGTACTTTGGCAGAATGATTATTCTGGCTACCGATCTCTGGTGAAGCGGACGGTTCGGAAGTTTGACCCTCTGGCGGTTTAACTTCCACGCGCCCTCGCTGAATCAGCCAGGAGTATAAAAATAAGGTGATTCCGAATATGCCAATCATCAGTATCAAAGGCATGGGCTGATTTCTGCCATACACCAAAATCCACGCCGTCCAGACTAATGGCGGTATCATCATCACCAACCACAAAAGCCAGACTGAAGTTCTCGTAATACCGACTACAGTAAGCTTCACAATGAAGTAAGTAGCCAGTCCCAGTAGTAGTAATAGTAAAAAGAAATTCATGTTATGCCCAAACAACCACGGGCTGTCTTGGACACTATTTTTGCCTTTCCACCCAATCGAGATACGTTGGGAGCAACAGCCTATCTTATTGTAGAAAATCAAACCAATATTCTGGTTGATTGTCCGGCTTGGGACGAGGAAAATCAAGAATTTTTAAAAGAACGAGGTGGAATATCTTGCCTATTTATTACCCACCGAGGTGGAATTGGAAAAGTTAAAGAGATTCAGCAGTATTTCGGTTGCGCGGTGTTGATTCAGGAACAGGAAGCTTACCTGTTGCCGAAAATAGATGTTACTAGTTTTGGTAAAGAATACGAACTGACTCCCCAAATCCAAGCTATTTGGACTCCCGGACATTCTCCCGGTTCATCTTGTCTTTATTACAGTAGGGAAGGAGGGGTGTTGTTTTCCGGACGCCACCTGATCCCGGATCGACAAGGTTTACCCGTACCTCTGCGGACATCGAAAACTTTTCATTGGTGGAGGCAAATTAATAGCGTGAAGTTATTGCGGGAACGCTTTTCACCGGAAACGCTGAATTTGATTTGTCCGGGTGCGAATACTGGTTTTTTGCGGGGGAAAAAAGCGATCGAACAAGCGTATAAAGCTTTAGCACAACTGGATTTAGATGCTTTGCGAGAAGAAAAACCTGTATTGATATGAAAAGGAGTCAGAATTCAGAATTCAGGAGTTAGAATACTCCATACACCCGAAGTCAGGGGTAGAATCATTCTGAATAGGAGACTCCTGACTAGGAAAAATTATTTTTCGGTAATTGGTAGTGGGTAATAGGAAACGGAAAAGAATCCTACTACCCACAACAAGTAAAAGTTAAAAGTTAAAAGGTAAAAAATCCCAGAAAGATTAACTCAATATTTCTGTTGACTTTTGACTTTTTGTAATACACCCTGATTTTCCCTCAAGCACGAACAATACCGTTAGTGTTAGTGCTTTGGAAACTTAATCCTTGCAACAATGGCGCTTTATCCGTCAATTCCCAAGGAAGTAGCGGCATATCTAGTCTGCCTACATGACCGTAAGCAGCTAGTTTTTTATAAAAACCACCTTTGACCACTGCTGGCAAATATCGCAAATTGAATTGTTTGATAATTCCGGCAATTCGGAAGTCAAAATTTCTCTCTACTAAAGCACGAATTTCTTCATCGGGAATTTTACCAGTACCGAAAGTTTCGATTTGAATGCTGACAGGTCGAGAAAGTCCGATCGAATAACTTAATTGCACTTCGCATTCATCCGCCAAACCTGCTGCAACCACGTTTTTAGCGGCATAACGGGCGGCATAAGCCCCCACGCGATCGATCCGCGTGGGGTCTTTTCCACTCAATGCAGCACCGCTATGGCGGGAATATTCGCCATAGGTATCGATCGCGTTTTTCCTGCCAGTTAAACCAGAGTGGGCGGATGGCCCACCAATTACAAACGGGTTATCAAAGTCGATAAAGATTCTGGTCTTTTCATCCGGTTTAATTGGTTCATCGCGAAAGACAAAATCGATCGCGTTTTCTTTGATATCATCTTGTAATCTTTTGAGTTCTATCTCATTAGATATAGCAGGTTTATTCTGACTGGCGATGATCGTAATGCTGTGAATGCGGTGAGGTTTGCGATCGCGATATTCTACTCCAACCTGAGTCTTCCCATCGGGAGCGAGATAAGGCAATATTTTTTCTATTTTCACCTCCGTTAATCGCCTTGCCAATTGATGAGCTAACCAGATTGGCATCGGCATCAAAACTGGCGTTTGATTGCAAGCAAAACCAAACACGGTTACCTGATCTTTAACCGGAATTTCCTCGATTTCAAGCTCCGATAATTTTCTTTCATCTAGATAACGATTTCCACTGGGAGGTAATTCTTTCAAACTCGTCACGATGCTACAAGTTTTACCGTTAAAATCAGCTTGGTCATACCCGGCTTGCTTAATTGTCTGTCTGGCAATTTTTGGGAAATCCACAATAGCATCAGACTCAAATCGAGCAGCAATAAATAGAATTGCCGTCGAAACCGCACATTCCGTAATTACTCTCGAAAAGGGGTCTCTTCTGAGAAAATGATCTACGATCGCATCGCTAATTTGATCGCAAAGTTTATCAGGATGACCTTCCGTTACTGATTCCGATGTAAACATGAAGTCTTTTTTCATACTTCCTCTTTTTAAGTCGTAATTTCAATTTCGACTAACTGAGCATTTTCATAATGATTGTTGTGATTTTCCTCCTCAACATTTTCATTGTTGACATTATCCGCTACTTCCATTGCCAACTTAGTTGCTTCATTCACCAACAATGGCATCAAAGCGCTCGATCCAATTACCGCCACATCAGCCAAATTAATCGGAGCCATTTGCAGGAGATTTCGCAACCCAGGTACGGTAGCTGCCATAATTTGCAGGGCAAAAGACCCGCCCAAAGCAATATTTAAGTATTGGTTTTGTGGCAGTTGTTTCTGACTGAAAATGCTATGTTTTTCCGATCGACAACTGAGGGCGTGTAACAACTGCGCCATTGTTAAACTCATGAAACCAATAGTGCTAGCTTGTGGGCCTATACCATATCGAGAAATCGCATATCCGTAAGCACCTAAAGCGCTGGCAGAAATAGTAGCCGACTCGAAGAAAATTCTTTGGAAATCTTCTGTTCTGATAATAGGTTCGTCAGGACTTCTGGGCGGTTGACTCAGCACGTCTGGCTCTGGAGGCTCCATTGCTAGGGCAAGTCCGGGGAATATATCTGTTACCAAATTCAGCCACAGCAGTTGCATCGCATTCATCGGGTGACCGATTCCGGCGGCAGTTGCTGTTAGCATCACCATGATTTCGCTGATGTTAGTTGACAACAAAAAATGCACGGATTTTCTGATGTTGTTATAAATTGTCCGCCCGTGACTGACGGCAATAATCATGGTTTCCAAGTTGTCATTTTCTAGGACAACATCGGCAACTTCTCGCGCTACGTCGGTGCCGGTATGCCCCATCGCCACGCCCACATCTGCTGCTTTCAAAGCTGGTGCATCGTTGACGCCATCTCCTGTCATGGCAACTACTTTACCTGCACTTTGTAAAGCTTGGACGATTTGCAATTTGTTGGCGGGACTGATGCGAGCAAATACGTGAACGCGATCGCTCAACCCCCTCATAACTTCTGGTTCGATATTGGTAAGATGGGTAGAATCTAAAATCTCTAATTGTTCGCCTTTGCTGAGATTTAATTCTTTACCAATGGCGTAAGCGGTAGGACTTTGATCGCCAGTAATCATCACCGTATCGATACCAGCTTGATGGAATTGACCCATCAATTCTTTGACGCCTTTTCTAATCGGATCTGCCATACCAACTAAACCCAACCAGATCAGGTCTTCTTTGTCTTCAATATTTTCTGGATGGTCGATTAGATAAGCTGCGCCTAATACCCGCAAGGCATTTCCTGCCATACGTTCGTTTTCGATTTCAATTTCTAATCTTTCGGTTTCCGTAAGAGGAATTTTTTGCCCGTATTTGATCTGCCAGCCGCACATTGAGAGAACTTCGGTTGGGCTACCTTTGACGGCAATTAGTTTTTGATTTTCGGGAGTGGCGTGTAGCGTAGTCATGTAATTACGCTCTTCCGAACGGTGTTGAATTTGCAGCACCGGATATTTCGATCGCAAATCTCTGACATCTACGCCAGTTGCGATCGCTAAATCGATCAAAGCATTTTCTGTAGAAGAACCCGTCACTACATATTCGTCATTTTTCCGGATTACTTCGCTTTCATTACACAGCGCTAAAACGTGAACCAGCTTTAAGAGTTCGTCGTTTTCGTAAGGATTAACAATTTCATCTTTGGCAAGTAACTTACCATCAGCAACTTTCAGTTTTTGGTTATCGCCATAGAGTTCGACTACCGTCATTTTATTAGCAGTAATCGTTCCCGTTTTATCCATACAAATAGTTTGAATAGAACCGAGAGTTTCTACCGCATCCAAACGACGGATCAGCACGTTATGCTGTCTCATGTTGGCGATCCCCAACGCCAAGGTAGTGGTAGCAACGGTGGGCAAACCTTCGGGAACTGCTGCTACAGCGAGAGAAATGGAGGTTTTCAGCATTTCCAACCAACCGTATCCTCGCCACAGTCCGATCCCGAACACGAGGGCGCACACCGCACCAGATACCACCACCAACTGCGTACCTGCTTGGTCGAGTTGCTTCTGCATTGGGGTTTCTGGGATTTCCGCTTCTCCCACTAAGGTTTGGATCTTGCCCATTTCGGTGTATTTTCCGGTTGCTATCACCACGGCAAGTCCTTGTCCGCCCGTTACTAGGGTTCCCATGTAGACCATGTTGATGCGATCGCCTAAAGGAACTTCTTCCGCATTTAGACGTTCAACCGTTTTCGGTACGGGCATACTTTCCCCGGTCAAAGCAGACTCATCCACGCTGAGACGATTTGCTTCCAACAATCTGGCGTCTGCGGCGATGTAAGTGCCGGGTCTGAGAACGAGGATATCTCCTAAAACAATTTCTGGCGCGTTGACTTCTCGGATATTTCCTTCTCGAATGACTACAGCAGTTGGTCTGACTAAAGTTTTCAGAGAATTGATAATTTTATCTGACTGACTTTCGGTGGCATATCCGATGACGGCGTTGATGACGACAACTCCCATAATCACTGCCGCATCTACTACTCCGCCAGTCGCCACCGAACAAGCTGCCGCCACTGCTAACAGCGCAACTGGCAGGGATTTAAACTGATCGATAAAAATGCTCAGTCCGGAACGAGGAACTGCTTCGGGGAGAACGTTTGCCCCGTATTTATTCAGTTTTTCTTTGGCAGAGTCGTTAGATAATCCTGCGGTTTTTGAGGATTGAAATTCTGCGATCGCAAACTCTGCTTCGATCGAATGCCAGGGTTTAATTTGTTGTGCTTGGGCAGAAGCCGTTAAATTGTTTAATTCTTGCTTGCTTAAACCACCATTATTTTCTTTTGCTTTCTCCCAATTAAAAAAAGCCATATTATTTGACTTTTCTTTATTTGGTAAAACTTTGGTTTCTGCCTTAGTTTGATATCTTTTAGCTCTTTTTATGTATTCTGCTACCAATTTATTAATTAAATTGGCAATCTCAATCGGAGTTTGTTCTGGATAATAAATTACCAGTACGTTTCCCGTTGATGTGTTAGCTAAAACTTGCCGAATCCCTTTGGCATTTAATAGTCTAAATTCCAGGTGAGTTTTCAGGGCTTCCGAATGATAAAGCCCATCCACTTTATAGCGCGTGCGACCCTTGACAACCGCATTAATTTCTTGCACCACGGACATTACGCTTTCCTTGGTGCCATTTTGGTAATTGCTCATTTTTCCATCTCACTCACTGCCACAGTGAGCGGTGCTTGCTGTTTTTTATTTTAGGACTGCTGTAATTTGTAGGCGATCGCTGTAATAAAATAATACAAATTTTAGTAAAAGTATAGTTAAATATTACAAGACAAAGCAAAATAGTTAAGTTTTTTACGGAACTTGGTTTTATCAGTTATCAGTTTATTCAAAAAGTTTAATTTTTCTACTATCACTATAGCAATCCTAAATGAATTGCGAACAACTAGACCCCTCCCAACCCTCCCCTTCGTAAGGGGAGGGCTAGGGTTTAGTTCATTACTCAAATAGGATTGCTATATAGGGCTTGATAACAGATTTCGCCATCACAAGACTCCAACCTAAAACTCCTTAACCTTCTTGTAAAATAGTTGCCGGTAAATCGCTACATTCTTCTTGTACTATGCTGGCAAACATTCCCGATGCTTCATTTACTGTTAATTCAAAACGTTGAATAACTTCATTTAGCTTAAAATCGCTATAAGCCATTTCTTTTATTTAAAATCTGCTTGGAGTTCAAACCGATTTACGCGCTTGTTAAGAGAGTTTTCAGTCTCAAAACCCCACTCCCAGGTTTAACCTGGGAGCGAGAAATTAATTCGATTAGTAGTTTTCAGTCCTTCTTTTCGATGATTTGCGCGATCGCGAATAAGCAGATTTAGATGTTTCCCCAGTTCGGTTCTTTTTGGTGGGTTGTCTTTGCACTTCTTCATCATCATCATTTCCGATGCGGCTACTAATATCAACGAATTCATCATGACGTAAACAAGGATAGTCGCTTACCCACAAATCCAATTCCGGGAGATAAATATCCGATACTTTAGCAATACGGGATAAATCGGCTCGATTTGACATCACTAGCATCTCGGCAATTTCTCCCGGTGCGATCGCTTGGTGGGCGCGTTTTAAAGGTACTTGCAATTGAGTAGTAAAACCAGTTTCATCCCCGACTTCTAAATTCAGTCGTCTTTCCCGATTTTCGACAATTACTAACTCACCGCGTTTATTAACGGTTTGTTCTTTGCCAATTATCTCTTCAGTGACATACAAATCGATTACTTCACCGCGCCAAAAACCGCTGTATTTGTAACGGCGGCATTCAAAATTACGCAAGCTAGCCCAGAAAACTGGCCCCCACAACCAATAAAGACCGCTGAAAATCGCAATTAAGATAATAAATGGAACGAAATTATCGCCGACTACTAGCCTGATTAAATAGAGTATTAAAACACTAACAAAAGAAATTAACAACCTAATTAAAAAATCAGAAAGATTACCCCAAGCGTATTTATATTGGGAAGCAGTAGCAATTAATGGGATTAGTTGTTCAAACTTTTGGCGGGTGAGAGGCACTAGCATATGGATTTTAGATTTTTGATTTTAGATTCAATTGCGATCGAGTGAGGGGATGGGGGATGGGGAGGTGGGGAAAATTTTTGAATTTTTATCCTTCATCCTTTATACTTCACCCTTCATCCTTCCCCGATCACTCACAATATCTTTTCTAAACCATATACCAGAGATTTGAGTTGAGTTACCTTGCGAATTGCCAGTAAAACACCTGGCATATAGCAAGCGCGATCGCTAGTATCGTGGCGGAGGGTATAAACTTGACCTGCCGCACCGAAAATCACTTCCTGGTGAGCGATCAACCCCGGTAAGCGAACGCTGTGAATGCGAATATTTTCCTCAGCTAAAGCACCTCTAGCGCCCGTTAGCTTTTCCGTTTCCTCCACAGACGGGGGATTGAAAGTTTTACCCATTTCCCCTAGCATCTGGGCAGTTTGTACGGCTGTTCCGCTAGGTGCGTCAGCTTTTTGATTGTGGTGAAGTTCGATGATTTCTACGTGATCGAAGTATTTCGAGGCAGCCAGGGCAGCTTGTTGCAGCAACACCATACCTATAGAAAAATTAGGGATAATCAGACAACCCGTACTAGCTTTTTCCGCAAACTCACCTAATTCTTCGATTTGTTGTGGGCTGAGTCCTGTCGTTCCCACTACCGGACGGACTCCGTAGGCAATGGCAGACCGAATCGAGTCGTAAACTGTTTTGGGGTGGGTGAAATCTACCATTACCCCTAACACTTTTTCCTGCGCTGCCATTGCTAAAGTCGGTTCAAACTGATCGGTGATCGGAACCTCTAAAGGGCCACATCCCGCTACTTCCCCCGCATCTTGATTTAACAATTGGGGATTTTTATCGATCGCGCCTAACAAAGTCAGATCCGGTGCTGCTGCTACAGCTTTGATTACCTCGCGGCCCATTTTACCCGCAGCACCGTTCACGACAACTGGAATGGGAGATTGATTCGCCATGTTTATAAAACACCCTTGGATCGGACAAGCGAATTTTACTTTAACTCAGACCGTGACCGGAAAAAGTGCGATCGCCCATTCACAAATCGATTACAGATCTTCCGGACTACCATCGGAGTCGTCTTCTGATGGCGGTTGAAAGGGGTTTTCACCGATCGCGAGTTGCTTTTTCGTGCGTTTTAGTTGTTTCCAAAGCTTTTTAATTTGCTTGTAAGCATCTTCTGGCGGTAACTTACCACCAGTTTCTAAAGCGCAAATGAAATTTACTTTTTGAGCGAATTCTTGCAAATTCGCATTAAAAACCATATTTTCAGGTTTTACTTGTCCGTAGTAGCGGCTACGGGGATAGAGGAAATCGGAACGATTTTTCATGGCTTCCTCCAGGGTGTTATCTACCGATTATCAAACATTCTTCTTTTATAACTACATTTTTTTAGAAGTAGTATCCGCCAATACTCCTATTTTGAATATTGGTATAAGCTAATACTCAAAAAGGATGAAGTATCAAGGATGAAGGATGAAGTTAAATTCAAAATGAGAGAATAAATTTTCTTCGATCAATCCCCTCTTTTTTCCCTTACCGCCTCACTCCATCTAGGCAGCTTACCAACCCCAGGTTCCCGCTCCACCTTTGAATGGCCCTACAATATCTTTAGTGATCCAGCCACCATAAAAATCACCGGGTTGGGGTTGCACCTTCTCATCATCAACGTAGCAAGCTTCCATCAAACTGGCATAAAAAGCTACGTAATCTTTCATAGAAGCAAAGGCTGGGGTAGGCTCTGGATAAAACCAAGCAGCAAATGGTGCTTTTCGATCTCCCACGGCGAGAGTATAGTAACCCGCTAGCCCTTTCCACTCGCAAAAAGAGGAACGTTTTTCCCGCACTAAATATTCCATTTTGATATCAGTAGGCGGAATATAGTAGACCGGTGGGTGAGAAGTTTCTAAAACCCTTTTAGCTTTGTGGGTATCGGCAATAGTGACACCGTTAAAAACTATTTTGATGTGCTTGGGAGAATCTTCTAAGCGTGGCGGACGTGGGTAGTCCCAAACGGATTCTTGTCCTGGCCCGGGTTCGATGCGTTGGCGATCCATTGCGATTTTAGATTGGTAATTTTAGATTTTAAAGCCTTAATTTTAGCGCATTTTCTGCAATTAAGCCTTAGACTTTTTGCAAAACGCGA
Coding sequences within:
- a CDS encoding DUF427 domain-containing protein; protein product: MDRQRIEPGPGQESVWDYPRPPRLEDSPKHIKIVFNGVTIADTHKAKRVLETSHPPVYYIPPTDIKMEYLVREKRSSFCEWKGLAGYYTLAVGDRKAPFAAWFYPEPTPAFASMKDYVAFYASLMEACYVDDEKVQPQPGDFYGGWITKDIVGPFKGGAGTWGW